One Microbacterium sp. zg-B96 genomic region harbors:
- a CDS encoding sugar-transfer associated ATP-grasp domain-containing protein — MASRGLALQHRLRVLLQRARNIDVSSVTDRARRTAKIHGKSYPVVLADMLWSAARHRVGFNDYLEFDFAILTRAERATWVTSPLALELSNRFDDAAYVHTFHHKVEFNRAFDRFLGREWLELTEGNAAELEAFASRHPVLIGKEPVSKSGLGVRRYFASDVSDWSSFHAELLARGEVLIEEKIEQHPDIAATCPGTVNTTRVTTFVKDDGTVEIINMAQKFGRGQVSDQGTFGGFYTVLDENGHAQGKGYDIHGNLFETHPETGYRIADFQLPMMDQVRELITEVALVVPQVRYVGWDIVVGPDAPLLVEGNWGAGVFENKPTATGIRHGHLPRYRAAMGF; from the coding sequence ATGGCCTCGCGTGGCCTCGCGCTCCAACACCGTCTTCGCGTGCTGCTGCAGCGCGCCCGCAACATCGACGTCTCGTCGGTGACCGACCGGGCGCGGCGCACGGCGAAGATCCACGGCAAGAGCTATCCGGTGGTGCTCGCCGACATGCTGTGGTCGGCCGCGCGGCACCGCGTCGGCTTCAACGACTACCTGGAGTTCGATTTCGCGATCCTCACCCGCGCCGAGCGTGCCACGTGGGTCACCAGCCCGCTCGCCCTCGAACTGTCCAACCGCTTCGATGACGCGGCCTACGTGCACACCTTCCACCACAAGGTGGAGTTCAACCGCGCGTTCGACCGCTTCCTGGGCCGGGAGTGGCTGGAGCTGACCGAGGGGAACGCCGCAGAACTCGAGGCTTTCGCGTCGCGGCATCCGGTGCTCATCGGCAAGGAGCCGGTGAGCAAGTCCGGTCTCGGGGTGCGCCGCTACTTCGCGTCCGACGTGTCGGACTGGTCCAGCTTCCACGCCGAACTGCTCGCGCGCGGCGAGGTGCTCATCGAGGAGAAGATCGAGCAGCACCCCGATATCGCGGCGACGTGCCCGGGAACGGTCAACACCACGCGGGTGACGACGTTCGTCAAGGATGACGGCACGGTCGAGATCATCAACATGGCTCAGAAGTTCGGTCGCGGCCAGGTCAGTGACCAGGGCACGTTCGGCGGCTTTTACACCGTGCTCGACGAGAACGGCCATGCCCAGGGCAAGGGCTACGACATCCACGGGAACCTTTTCGAGACGCATCCGGAGACCGGATACCGCATCGCCGATTTCCAGCTGCCGATGATGGACCAGGTCCGTGAGCTGATCACCGAGGTCGCGCTCGTCGTGCCGCAGGTGCGCTACGTCGGCTGGGATATCGTGGTCGGCCCGGACGCTCCCCTGCTGGTGGAGGGCAACTGGGGCGCTGGTGTGTTCGAGAACAAGCCCACCGCCACCGGCATCCGTCACGGCCACCTCCCGCGTTACCGCGCCGCGATGGGCTTCTAG
- a CDS encoding DNA topoisomerase IV subunit B, with product MPRIRLRIVTSEYSAHHLQVLEGLEAVRKRPGMYIGSTDSRGLMHCLWEIIDNSVDEALGGHGNRIDIVLHADGSVEVRDRARGIPVDIEPRTGLSGVEVVFTKLHAGGKFGGGSYAASGGLHGVGASVVNALSERLDVEVDRGGKTWAMSFHRGEPGNFAGPTPDAPFTPFERASELRIAGKTAKGVTGTRIRYWADRQVFTKDAAFNLDELVQRARQTAFLVPGLEIVIRDERGTARGEEPIETSYRFDGGISEYAEFLAPDAAITDIWRLTGTGTFTETVPVLQASGAMVPTEVERECVVDIALRWGTGYETVTRSYANIIATPKGGTHQQGFEQGLMKVLRAQVDQNARRLKVGNDKIEKDDILAGLTTVLTVRLPEPQFEGQTKEVLGTPAVRQIVANVVTRELTARFTSTKRDDKSQTALVLDKVVSEMKARISARTHKETQRRKNALESSSLPAKLADCRTNDVSASELFIVEGDSALGTAKHARNSEYQALLPIRGKILNVQKASMSDMLSNAECAAIIQVIGAGSGRSFDLSAARYGKIILMSDADVDGAHIRTLLLTLFFRYMRPLIEEGHVYAAVPPLHRVIVMNPGSKPNETIYTYSEAELHTLLAKLTKSGKRWQEPVQRYKGLGEMDADQLATTTMDRAGRTLRRVRLKDADAANAMFELLMGSDVAPRRDFIVESSDRLGRDRIDA from the coding sequence ATGCCGCGGATACGCTTGAGGATTGTGACCTCCGAGTACTCCGCCCACCATCTCCAGGTGCTGGAAGGCCTCGAGGCCGTCCGCAAACGCCCCGGCATGTACATCGGCTCGACCGACTCGCGCGGGCTCATGCACTGCCTCTGGGAGATCATCGACAACTCCGTCGATGAGGCGCTCGGCGGCCACGGCAACCGCATCGACATCGTCCTGCACGCCGACGGCAGCGTCGAGGTGCGCGACCGCGCCCGCGGTATCCCCGTCGACATCGAACCGCGCACCGGACTCTCCGGTGTCGAGGTCGTCTTCACCAAGCTCCACGCCGGCGGCAAGTTCGGCGGCGGCTCCTACGCGGCATCCGGCGGTCTGCACGGTGTCGGCGCGTCGGTCGTCAACGCCCTGTCCGAGCGCCTCGACGTCGAGGTCGACCGCGGCGGCAAGACGTGGGCGATGTCGTTCCACCGCGGCGAACCCGGCAACTTCGCAGGTCCCACCCCCGACGCCCCGTTCACGCCGTTCGAGCGCGCCAGCGAACTGCGCATCGCCGGCAAGACGGCCAAGGGCGTCACCGGCACGCGCATCCGCTACTGGGCCGACCGGCAGGTGTTCACCAAGGATGCCGCGTTCAACCTGGACGAGCTGGTGCAGCGCGCCCGGCAGACCGCGTTCCTGGTGCCGGGTCTGGAGATCGTCATCCGCGACGAGCGCGGCACCGCCCGCGGCGAGGAGCCGATCGAGACGAGCTACCGTTTCGACGGCGGCATCTCGGAGTACGCGGAGTTCCTCGCCCCCGATGCGGCGATCACCGACATCTGGCGACTCACCGGCACGGGCACCTTCACTGAGACGGTGCCGGTACTGCAGGCCAGCGGCGCGATGGTGCCCACCGAGGTGGAGCGGGAGTGCGTCGTCGACATCGCGCTGCGCTGGGGGACCGGCTACGAAACCGTGACACGGTCGTACGCCAACATCATCGCCACCCCGAAGGGCGGCACGCACCAGCAGGGGTTCGAGCAGGGCCTCATGAAGGTGCTGCGCGCGCAGGTCGACCAGAACGCCCGCCGGCTGAAGGTCGGCAACGACAAGATCGAGAAGGACGACATCCTCGCCGGGCTCACCACCGTGCTGACGGTGCGCCTTCCGGAGCCGCAGTTCGAGGGGCAGACCAAGGAGGTGCTGGGTACTCCGGCCGTCCGCCAGATCGTCGCGAACGTGGTCACGCGGGAGCTCACCGCCCGGTTCACCTCCACCAAGCGCGACGACAAGTCCCAGACCGCGCTCGTGCTGGACAAGGTCGTTTCCGAGATGAAGGCGCGCATCTCGGCGCGCACCCACAAGGAGACCCAGCGCCGCAAGAACGCGCTGGAGTCCTCGTCGCTGCCCGCGAAACTCGCCGACTGCAGGACCAACGACGTATCGGCATCCGAACTGTTCATCGTCGAGGGTGACTCGGCGCTGGGCACCGCCAAGCACGCGCGCAACAGCGAATACCAGGCGCTGCTGCCGATCCGGGGAAAGATCCTCAACGTGCAGAAGGCCTCGATGAGCGACATGCTCTCCAACGCCGAGTGCGCCGCGATCATCCAGGTGATCGGCGCCGGTTCCGGGCGCTCGTTCGACCTCTCCGCCGCGCGCTACGGCAAGATCATCCTGATGAGCGACGCCGACGTCGACGGTGCGCACATCCGCACACTGCTGCTGACCCTGTTCTTCCGGTACATGCGCCCGCTCATCGAGGAGGGCCACGTGTACGCCGCCGTGCCGCCGCTGCACCGCGTCATCGTGATGAACCCCGGGTCCAAGCCCAACGAGACGATCTACACCTACAGCGAGGCCGAGCTGCACACGCTGCTGGCCAAGCTCACGAAGTCGGGCAAGCGCTGGCAGGAGCCGGTGCAGCGGTACAAGGGCCTGGGTGAAATGGATGCCGACCAGCTCGCGACCACCACGATGGACCGCGCCGGACGCACGCTGCGCCGCGTGCGCCTGAAGGATGCGGATGCCGCGAACGCGATGTT